The nucleotide window AGCAGCAGCCAGAGCGGAAGCCTGAAGAGGgggagaacaagaagaagaacaggaAGGAGAAGGTCGCGGGAGATGACAAGACGAAGAAAAAGAACTTGAGTCGGAAGAAGATGGAGGGAGTGGGCGAGGATAGGAATCAAGCGAACAAGAAGAGGAAATCGAAGGAAGGAGTCACCAAAAAGGAGGAGGcgcaggagaagaagaggagcagAAACGGGGACATCggtttctcctcctccatcgCCGCTGACAAGGAGTCTGGAGGTGGTGGCAGCGCTTCCTGCAGCTTCCCGATGAGCCGCGTCCGGCGCCTCATGCGCCTCGAGGGCGGGAACGCTAATGTCACCATCAGCGGGATCTCCTCCGACGCCGTCTTCCTCGTCAACAAGGCATCCGTAAGCTCTCCTATACCCTTTCTCTTCgtctttccttcttcctcctccgaatCAAGACTTTGTCACTAGGGTTTTCTGGTTTTGGGCGTTTAAATATGGGTTTCTCGATCCCATTATCTTGTGATTTAGATAACAAAACGTGCTGTGGCGGCTGTTTCGCTGTTACCTCATGATTGCTTATACCAAAGCTATAAGGAGTCGTGTATATTTCGAGGGTTTTTTATCTTCTTGGCCATATTCGCATTGCTTCGGTTCTACGAGATGCTTCTGTTTCCAGCTATGATTCGTTTACTTGCAAACTTACCTTTTGGTAATAGCATTccattttttttccctcttctctttctttcttttttttttcttttccctttttcttcctTGAATAACATCTTGGTTTCTCTCTCACGTTTAATGCTAATTCTAGTAGTCACATTTGTTCATCTTTATCTCTTTG belongs to Musa acuminata AAA Group cultivar baxijiao chromosome BXJ1-11, Cavendish_Baxijiao_AAA, whole genome shotgun sequence and includes:
- the LOC135596715 gene encoding DNA polymerase II subunit B3-1-like, translating into MKKQQPERKPEEGENKKKNRKEKVAGDDKTKKKNLSRKKMEGVGEDRNQANKKRKSKEGVTKKEEAQEKKRSRNGDIGFSSSIAADKESGGGGSASCSFPMSRVRRLMRLEGGNANVTISGISSDAVFLVNKASEMFLEKFVKDSFARGMRRQKKSVTYKDLSSTVHSKKRYEFLSDFVPEKVKAEDALKARALVVGT